The Rubidibacter lacunae KORDI 51-2 sequence TCGTATCTTCCACGACCCCGATCAAGTCGCTGCCCAGGAAAATCGCCGTATCCAGAGCTGAGGCTCCCCCATAGTTGACACTTTTGTCGAGGTTGTAATCGCTGAGATTGCCGGAGATCCGGATCGTGTCCTCGATGGCGAGCGAATCGCCGGTGAAGTCAGTGATGCTGGCGTGCCCTGACCCCAGGTAGAACACGCTGCCGCTATTGCCCAGAACGAATGTATCGGAGCCCGCGCCGCCAATGAGTGTGTCGAACTCGGGGCTGTTACCGTAGCCAATCAGAGTATCGTTCCCGGCACCGCCACTCAGCACGTCGTTGCTGTTCCCGCCTTCAAGGCGGTCGTT is a genomic window containing:
- a CDS encoding calcium-binding protein; this translates as LEGGDGNDSLYAWHGNDRLYGEDGNDELYGQDGNDDLYGGNGDDHLEGGNGNDSLYAWHGNDSLYGGNGNDSLYGENGNDRLEGGNSNDVLSGGAGNDTLIGYGNSPEFDTLIGGAGSDTFVLGNSGSVFYLGSGHASITDFTGDSLAIEDTIRISGNLSDYNLDKSVNYGGASALDTAIFLGSDLIGVVEDTTAIDLTSDYFTTV